A window of Clostridiales bacterium genomic DNA:
ATTCTGCAGAACCTGTTGTCCTTGGGAAGGGAATTACATCCCTTATGTTCGACATTCCTGTAAGGTACATTATAAGTCTCTCGAAACCAAGGCCAAAACCTGCATGCTTTGTACCTCCGAATTTTCTGAGTTCTAAATACCACCAGTAGTTTTCCTTATTCATCTTAAGCTCATCGATTCTTTTTTCAAGCATATCAAACCTTTCTTCTCTCTGGCTTCCACCTATGATCTCGCCTATGCCCGGTACGAGAAGATCAGTTGCCGCTACAGTTTTGCCATCATCATTCATCCTCATATAAAAAGCCTTTATATCCTTTGGATAATTGATTACGAATACCGGCTTGTTAAATACATCTTCCGTTATATATCTTTCATGCTCGGTTTGCAGATCCATTCCCCACTCAACGCCATATTCAAAATGCTTTCCCGATTTTTTGAGTATATCGATGGCCTCCGTATAGCTTATCCTGGCAAATTCAGAATTTACGACATTGTTTAATCTGTCAGTAACCCCCTTATCGATAAATCTATTGAAAAATTCCATTTCCTCCGGAGCATTTTCCATAACATAGTTTATGATATACTTCATCATATCTTCAGCCAGATCCATATCATCTTCCAAATCTGCAAATGCTATCTCAGGCTCTACCATCCAGAATTCCGCCGCATGCCTTGTAGTATTTGACTTTTCGGCCCTGAATGTAGGCCCAAAAGTATATACATTTCTAAAGGCAAGAGCATATGCTTCGGC
This region includes:
- the asnS gene encoding asparagine--tRNA ligase yields the protein MESTLVKNIYRETQKYSGKTVRVSGWVRTVRDSKTFGFIELNDGSFFKNIQIVFSDILPNFKEIAKLPVSSSIIVEGRLDETPNAKQPFEIKAESIKIEGMSDPSYPLQKKRHSLEFLRTIAHLRPRSNTFSAVFRVRSIAAYAIHKFFNDRGFVYVHTPIITGSDCEGAGEMFTLTTLDLKNVPKDDKGDVDYTKDFFGKETNLTVSGQLSAEAYALAFRNVYTFGPTFRAEKSNTTRHAAEFWMVEPEIAFADLEDDMDLAEDMMKYIINYVMENAPEEMEFFNRFIDKGVTDRLNNVVNSEFARISYTEAIDILKKSGKHFEYGVEWGMDLQTEHERYITEDVFNKPVFVINYPKDIKAFYMRMNDDGKTVAATDLLVPGIGEIIGGSQREERFDMLEKRIDELKMNKENYWWYLELRKFGGTKHAGFGLGFERLIMYLTGMSNIRDVIPFPRTTGSAEF